Genomic segment of Clostridiales bacterium:
AGTTCTTTTTTGCCGTTTTGGACGCGTGATTCCAAAAGTTTGGACACCATATAAGCGTAGTTTTTGGAAACCTTGTTGGCGCCCGTGATTACGCCTATGTATTCTTTGTTATTAAGCGCTATTAAAAAATACGTAATATTGGATGCCTTATCAAGCGCGATTCCTTCGGAATTTTTTAGGCGCTCCAAGCTCATGTCAAATTGGTAAAGGTCTTTTTGGTTGTGCGTGCTTAATAACCTCTCGCCCGCGGGCGTGAAAATATCAATCTCAAGCCCGGTCGTTTGTTGTATGGATAAAATAACTTCTAAAATTTCCTTTAACATAAGACCTAAAAACTTCTCAAATGTTTTATTTCAAATGAGGGTTTTTTTCTATGTCGGAAATCTTATCAATTCGTCTTTGGTGCCTGCCGCCTTCGTATTCCGACGAGAAAAAAGCCTCTAATATCTCTCTTGCTACGCCGGCGCCTATTACCCTCTCGCCCAAACATAGTATATTGGCGTTGTTGTGGTTTCTGGCCGCCTTGGCGCTGTAAACATCCGTGCAAACCGCCGCCCTTATGCCCCGCACTTTATTGGCGGCAATGGATACGCCTATGCCCGTGCCGCACAAGAGTATACCTTTCTTGCACTCGCCTGAGGCCACCGCTTTGGCGACTTTTAGGGCGTAATCGGGATAATCAATGCCTTCTACCTCTTCAAAAGCGCCAAAGTCCTTAAAAGGAAGGTTTTTCTCTTGCAAAAATTCTATAACCGTTTTTTTGAGGTTTAAAGCTGCATGGTCGTTTCCTATGGCTATCAATTTTTGGTCTCCTTTTCCTTTAGTGTTTATATTATAATGCAAAATATCTTTCAAAGAGCTAGTTATTTTTTGATAAAAACTTAATTATCTTTTTTACGGCTTTTTCAATGTCCAAAGCCGTATTTATGTAATCTTGCATGTCGCCGCCGTATGGATCGGCTATGTCAAAACCTAAAACATCTTTCATTGAATAAATCTTTTTCGCATAAGGCTGCAAATACGCCTTTTGGTCTTGGGTCATCGTAAAGACAATATCGGCATTTTTTAACATTGACGGTGTTAAGTTTTTGGACTGCTTGGACCTTGGCGGCGCATAGCCTAAGT
This window contains:
- a CDS encoding low molecular weight protein arginine phosphatase → MAKADTSKKILFVCAGNTCRSPMAEVIFKQLSKKSNLIGYKAASAGLYAQKEPINPNAKQALKNLGYAPPRSKQSKNLTPSMLKNADIVFTMTQDQKAYLQPYAKKIYSMKDVLGFDIADPYGGDMQDYINTALDIEKAVKKIIKFLSKNN
- the rpiB gene encoding ribose 5-phosphate isomerase B, producing the protein MIAIGNDHAALNLKKTVIEFLQEKNLPFKDFGAFEEVEGIDYPDYALKVAKAVASGECKKGILLCGTGIGVSIAANKVRGIRAAVCTDVYSAKAARNHNNANILCLGERVIGAGVAREILEAFFSSEYEGGRHQRRIDKISDIEKNPHLK